GGTAATCGCGGCATGTTTTTTTTCAATCCTATTAGTAATGACATAATTGAACTTCCTGATCTACTAGAGGAGCATGGGAATATTTTCTCTTCTTGGACATTTTCGTGTCCTCCAGACTCATCGTCATTTGCTTGTTTTGTTGTTGGTTTGGAGAACTCTGGTTGTCCACCAGAAGTATGCATCATCAAAGTTGGAGAGATTGATTGGACGTATCATAACTTATACGATCGAGATAGATacaagtatttttatttaactgGATGCAATAAtccaatatttttcaaaaacaataTTGTCTATGTATTGGGAGACAAAGGAAATTTGGGAATACTGACCATCAACGAAAACTCAATTCCTAGTTGGGAATTTTATGGGAGCTACTTTCGACGTCGAAAACAAAAGTCAATCCAACATGTTTACACGGTAGAAGATGTCGACAATGAAGGAATGATAGCTGTATTTCTATCTCACCATGAAGGAGAAGTAGAGGTTTGGAGGTACAATATGAATGGAGAAGTGTTGGAAAGGGAAAAAATAACAAGTTTAGACAATAATAAAACGTTGTTCGTGAGCTTGGGAGGATCTTTCTTGAAAACATGTGTTGCACAGGGCCTAGGAAACAAGATATATTTCTCAATGTTTCACGATAACAAGGGTGTTTTCTATTGTTTGGCCAATCGTAAATATTACTCTTTCGATTACTTTGGCATCAAAGCATATTCAAGTCCAAATATTTTTAACTTGGTTCGACCTAGATCCTGCATTTGGATCGAACCAGAGAATTATTAATCGTTTTCTTTCTAAATTCCTTATTTTTGTTAGGTTATAATAGTGATTGTTAGTGGATTCTTTTTGTGTGGGGACCACTTATAGTGGTCAAGTTTAGTACAACAAGGAAAAGAGGTTAGAATAGGTCTTGGACAAggaaatttattttcctttgtcCTAAATATAATTAGGATTTCCATAAATAAAACATTGCCAATTATAGTTATattaaattacttttttttggttaatttttacttgtccattatttcaaaaaaaaaatacttttttttatcaCTTTTGCATACCAAAAAACAGACAATAATAGTGAGTTCCAACACGTTAAGGAAAAGGAGTTGACAAGTAATTCACAACTTTTATTTGAATAAGGAACGAACTTATTGCGGCAATTCTAATTCtcttttaaataaggaaaaaatatttaattgagtacttttttaaaattaattactgattttagtgattttttttatttattacaatttatagcaatacatagcaatattatgataaatctacacttgtattaaaagtgaattatgcatacaatataaatatattataagtgttttaaaatatatatcatgtttgtgtagtaagaaattgacataatgtattataaatctattaaagtatgtgataaatgtattatctatctataaaacttgtattatatatgttttataaatagttctctgcaatatgtattaaaactgtattataagtgttcagtgaaaataaaaattattgctatagatggtaaatattttcttaatattgtatatttatgtaagtttccctttaAATAAATAGGGCAATAACAAGTCCGTGATCCGTTTATTCATTAGCTCAACCTATTTCAATCCAACCTAttttaactcattaaaaattgaattgataTATAATTCAAATTAGCTCATGAAAAatgttattaaaatatttttaaaaaacttttttttttcaatttgatatgttatatatatctataataataataaaaaattattaggtactaaaataatttttttttaaaaaaaattgaatttaataAAACCTGGATTGAGTTAGAACTTGACTCATTATATAACTAATTTTGACCAAACTCATTTGACCCAAACTAATTTAAGACCCAATTGTTGTCCCATTATTAGGGCTGCTCacaaaccaaatcaaaaatttaaccaaatcgaataaaaaaattgatatttgatttgatttggttttaaatttgaaaaaccgataatatttagtttggttatggttatgataaaaaa
This DNA window, taken from Solanum dulcamara chromosome 3, daSolDulc1.2, whole genome shotgun sequence, encodes the following:
- the LOC129881967 gene encoding F-box protein At4g00893-like gives rise to the protein MEDTLWSDCIPSDILGLISSRLVAAEYFAFRAVCKRWRYAPVTPPPRPRQPEKKTPCLFTLRGDTGIVEFYHPVYNIVTTTSIPIPKLRGSRILSSKANWLLMSHGNRGMFFFNPISNDIIELPDLLEEHGNIFSSWTFSCPPDSSSFACFVVGLENSGCPPEVCIIKVGEIDWTYHNLYDRDRYKYFYLTGCNNPIFFKNNIVYVLGDKGNLGILTINENSIPSWEFYGSYFRRRKQKSIQHVYTVEDVDNEGMIAVFLSHHEGEVEVWRYNMNGEVLEREKITSLDNNKTLFVSLGGSFLKTCVAQGLGNKIYFSMFHDNKGVFYCLANRKYYSFDYFGIKAYSSPNIFNLVRPRSCIWIEPENY